A genomic stretch from Kribbella amoyensis includes:
- a CDS encoding GxGYxYP domain-containing protein — MVSRRTFLAGSGVVAAGGMGWFQTTAAAASGQVSSAGAAPAGQRLLPAFERPRRLHYGDVSKLSGGDQTLLTTLQGVVNRTRPELYFLFNPGGPDGPDARWLRNTGLPTTRYADPLELVARYKSRIRGAIVHDPAIPDSLNVATTLAGLENAVVATAEQASAHGLRIVKDLRGVFDEDRVKTYRWQLDNLFPRCSHKLLAGLPPTMVVQAENITWTEIARETRQIRDSSNRDTYTLDVSPALGAEDVYVRFADSFRDDGWGASVASVLVKANGAELANFKPGTAAEEPYLFDGLNSSIGGEGNRFSDGGGYFIYKFTPPAGTTSLTVTVEMWNQYVVSVTDTAPTRVEPFPYFRDYVVATKSLVSWLPPNGPTGELLTAHFDAVPPTTPYAGWFSNDVAGEWSGVDLAAQGGSEVIPADFYMNGTVHSGVTAPISDKVRRFTPVKPQNKIYVTLTFGEGDNVQYCQRHMRDLWDDPRRGEAPVNWTVSPLLAEIGPGILGHYQRTATPNDLLICGPSGAGYSYPGAWPADQVDRYMELSGRFMRQTGMDLVYAYNHRENDKWVPFSEELGRSYAENTPSRGIIQSWEGGDLLVRRGGLPIIGNFSPPGKAAEYKAALDAHTKDWTGDAPVFIAGGVNAWSWTPTDVAELAKLLTGNYVLVLGNVFFDLLNRTLD; from the coding sequence ATGGTGTCGAGACGAACGTTCCTGGCGGGTTCCGGCGTGGTGGCGGCAGGTGGGATGGGCTGGTTCCAGACCACCGCGGCCGCTGCCTCCGGACAGGTGAGCAGTGCGGGCGCGGCCCCGGCCGGGCAGCGGTTGCTGCCGGCCTTCGAGCGGCCCCGGCGGTTGCACTACGGCGATGTGAGCAAGCTGAGCGGCGGCGACCAGACGCTGCTCACCACCCTGCAGGGTGTGGTGAACCGCACCCGGCCCGAGCTGTACTTCCTCTTCAACCCGGGCGGCCCGGACGGCCCCGACGCCCGGTGGCTGCGCAACACCGGCCTGCCGACGACCCGGTACGCCGATCCGCTCGAGCTGGTCGCGCGGTACAAGAGCCGGATCCGTGGGGCGATCGTCCACGACCCGGCGATCCCGGACTCGCTCAACGTCGCGACGACGCTGGCGGGCCTGGAGAACGCGGTGGTCGCGACCGCGGAGCAGGCGAGCGCGCACGGACTGCGGATCGTCAAGGACCTGCGTGGTGTCTTCGACGAGGACCGGGTCAAGACGTACCGCTGGCAGCTGGACAACCTGTTCCCGCGGTGTTCGCACAAGCTGCTGGCGGGTCTGCCGCCGACGATGGTGGTCCAGGCCGAGAACATCACCTGGACCGAGATCGCCCGCGAGACCCGGCAGATCCGGGACTCGTCGAACCGGGACACCTACACCCTCGACGTCTCGCCCGCGCTCGGTGCGGAGGACGTGTACGTCCGGTTCGCGGACTCGTTCCGCGACGACGGGTGGGGTGCGTCGGTCGCATCGGTCCTGGTGAAGGCGAACGGCGCCGAACTGGCGAACTTCAAGCCCGGGACGGCGGCCGAGGAGCCGTACCTGTTCGACGGGCTGAACTCGTCGATCGGCGGCGAGGGCAACCGGTTCAGCGATGGTGGCGGGTACTTCATCTACAAGTTCACGCCGCCGGCCGGGACCACCTCGCTGACCGTCACGGTGGAGATGTGGAACCAGTACGTGGTCAGCGTGACCGACACGGCCCCGACCCGGGTCGAGCCGTTCCCGTACTTCCGGGACTACGTGGTGGCGACCAAGTCCCTGGTCAGCTGGCTGCCGCCGAACGGGCCGACCGGCGAGCTTCTCACCGCCCACTTCGACGCGGTGCCCCCGACCACGCCGTACGCGGGCTGGTTCTCGAACGACGTCGCGGGTGAGTGGAGCGGGGTCGACCTGGCCGCGCAGGGCGGGTCCGAGGTGATCCCGGCCGACTTCTACATGAACGGCACGGTTCACTCCGGAGTGACGGCGCCGATCAGCGACAAGGTCCGCCGGTTCACGCCGGTGAAGCCGCAGAACAAGATCTACGTGACGCTGACTTTCGGCGAGGGCGACAACGTGCAGTACTGCCAGCGGCACATGCGGGACCTGTGGGACGACCCGCGCCGCGGTGAGGCGCCGGTGAACTGGACGGTGAGTCCGTTGCTCGCCGAGATCGGTCCGGGGATCCTCGGCCACTACCAGCGCACGGCGACGCCGAACGACCTGCTGATCTGCGGTCCGTCCGGTGCCGGGTACAGCTACCCGGGGGCGTGGCCGGCCGACCAGGTCGATCGGTACATGGAGTTGTCGGGCCGGTTCATGCGGCAGACCGGGATGGATCTGGTCTACGCGTACAACCACCGGGAGAACGACAAGTGGGTGCCGTTCTCGGAGGAGCTCGGCCGCTCGTACGCCGAGAACACCCCGTCGCGCGGCATCATCCAGTCCTGGGAAGGCGGGGACCTGCTGGTCCGCCGGGGCGGCCTGCCGATCATCGGCAACTTCTCCCCGCCCGGGAAGGCCGCCGAGTACAAGGCCGCGCTCGACGCCCACACGAAGGACTGGACGGGTGACGCGCCGGTCTTCATCGCCGGGGGAGTCAACGCCTGGTCGTGGACGCCGACCGACGTGGCCGAACTGGCGAAGCTGCTGACCGGGAACTACGTCCTGGTCCTCGGCAACGTCTTCTTCGACCTGCTCAACCGGACGCTGGACTGA
- a CDS encoding vanadium-dependent haloperoxidase, which yields MRKSLALAAIPALIVSAVAGTPAVAETQQAPVDVALEWYDVTAATITAAGAPTQVTNNRTWAIGWLAAARALTGTPNSDAAFGDAALSGAIHETLVTLIPARKPELDQSLAATLARIPDGTAETAGVAAGRREARTVLAARTGDGLDPASVNAPFTPPSADPGIWRPTPPTFSPATQYGNRLAKPFVLQRPDQFRLAPPPKLGSPRYNRDLAEVKADGAANSTTRTQTQTDTATFWLGSSYVLYTAPLRVAVDEAARRPLSERAKLVALFHVASVDTQIATSDTKYAYLRWRPVTAIQAAGTADWSPLHNTPAHPDYPSGHNTYSGAAEQVLTTLVGARTAKPYTIGSPSAPGATRTYSNWRQLTLENVDARVWSGIHTRTADTAGVTLGRQVAAYALQNADRLFR from the coding sequence ATGCGCAAATCCCTTGCCCTGGCAGCCATACCCGCCCTCATCGTCTCCGCGGTCGCCGGTACGCCCGCGGTCGCGGAGACCCAGCAGGCGCCGGTCGACGTCGCCCTCGAGTGGTACGACGTCACCGCCGCCACCATCACCGCGGCCGGTGCGCCGACCCAGGTCACCAACAACCGCACCTGGGCGATCGGCTGGCTGGCCGCCGCCCGTGCCCTGACCGGTACGCCGAACAGTGACGCCGCGTTCGGCGACGCAGCGTTGTCCGGCGCGATCCACGAAACGCTCGTCACCCTGATCCCCGCGCGCAAGCCGGAGCTGGACCAGTCCCTCGCCGCGACCCTGGCCCGGATCCCGGACGGTACGGCCGAGACTGCGGGAGTCGCGGCAGGTCGCCGCGAGGCGAGGACGGTGCTGGCGGCCCGGACCGGCGACGGCCTCGATCCCGCCTCGGTGAACGCGCCCTTCACGCCGCCGTCGGCCGACCCGGGCATCTGGCGTCCGACCCCGCCAACCTTCAGCCCGGCCACGCAGTACGGGAACCGGCTGGCAAAGCCGTTCGTCCTCCAGCGCCCGGACCAGTTCCGGCTCGCGCCGCCGCCGAAGCTCGGCTCGCCTCGGTACAACCGTGACCTCGCCGAGGTCAAGGCCGATGGTGCCGCGAACAGCACGACGCGGACCCAGACGCAGACCGACACCGCCACCTTCTGGCTCGGTTCGTCGTACGTGCTCTACACCGCACCGCTGCGGGTGGCGGTGGATGAGGCTGCCCGGCGTCCGTTGTCCGAGCGGGCCAAGCTGGTCGCGTTGTTCCACGTCGCTTCGGTGGACACCCAGATCGCCACGTCGGACACGAAGTACGCGTACCTACGCTGGCGCCCCGTCACCGCGATCCAGGCCGCCGGTACGGCCGACTGGTCGCCGTTGCACAACACGCCCGCGCACCCGGATTACCCGAGCGGCCACAACACCTACTCGGGTGCGGCGGAGCAGGTGCTGACGACACTCGTCGGCGCGCGCACCGCCAAGCCGTACACGATCGGCAGCCCGTCGGCTCCCGGCGCGACCCGCACCTACAGCAACTGGCGCCAGCTGACTCTGGAGAACGTCGACGCCCGGGTCTGGTCCGGCATCCACACCCGAACGGCCGACACCGCCGGGGTCACTCTCGGCCGGCAGGTCGCTGCGTACGCACTGCAGAACGCGGACCGCTTGTTCCGATGA
- a CDS encoding GntR family transcriptional regulator, which yields MDINVDPAAAQPPYEQVATQIEQLIRSGELARGTRLPTVRQLAGELGLAVNTVARTYKELEAERLIETRGRNGTFVRAARSETDDEATLAAADALARAARRAHLSLAEATRMLHDAW from the coding sequence ATGGACATCAACGTGGATCCGGCGGCCGCGCAGCCGCCGTACGAGCAGGTGGCGACGCAGATCGAGCAGCTGATCCGGAGTGGGGAGCTGGCCCGGGGGACGCGCTTGCCGACAGTGCGGCAACTGGCCGGTGAGCTCGGGCTCGCGGTCAACACGGTCGCTCGGACCTACAAGGAGCTCGAGGCCGAACGGCTGATCGAGACCCGCGGCCGGAACGGAACGTTCGTCCGCGCGGCCCGGAGCGAGACCGACGACGAGGCGACGCTGGCCGCCGCGGACGCCTTGGCCCGGGCGGCGCGGCGGGCGCACCTTTCGCTGGCCGAGGCGACCCGGATGTTGCACGACGCCTGGTGA
- a CDS encoding DUF222 domain-containing protein: MFDGDVAELDATEVLASAAEHRAERDRIEARLLLHAQHFADLHAVDGLPGGDGRGGRERGVVYGGAGCPAIAEFAPAEFGALLGTSAGSAAAYIGQALALRHRLPRIWATVLAGEATPWKACKVATACLELSEEAAAIVDENVCGLLDTITPIRLGKIVTAARYQADQDAARSAAERKARERGVYVGRVDDHGTKSVWILAATGDVLRFDATIDALAEALKTLGDPDPLRLRRARALGILADPAHAQAILNAGRTGIVGQAAPADPTVAASVPASGRAASGHPTGSQGGVGEPGLGGVDAARADRPRLELVPPDLAPPPSVGPDAVEAGAVEAGAAVGASAASEAEVEPWDTSADPEQTPVDSGSPTRQFVNGDLAQLDGVAGSRTSRTMVYVHLTDHTLATGSGVARVEGCGPLLAAQLTELIGHRPYSVRPVIDLNDKISVDSYEIPRRLREQLKLIHPVEQFPYGTAETTLATDLDHVQPYDPNGPPGQTSTTSLIPLRRFSHRVKTHGQWTVDRATDGALEWTSPHGFTFQVDHTGTHRRPGLPSGTDPRPG; encoded by the coding sequence ATGTTCGATGGAGATGTTGCCGAGCTCGACGCGACCGAGGTGCTTGCCTCGGCCGCGGAGCACCGTGCCGAACGGGATCGGATCGAGGCACGTCTCCTTCTGCACGCTCAGCACTTCGCCGATCTCCACGCTGTGGACGGTCTGCCTGGTGGAGATGGTCGTGGTGGTCGAGAGCGAGGGGTTGTGTACGGCGGGGCAGGGTGTCCGGCGATCGCGGAGTTCGCACCTGCCGAGTTCGGTGCGCTGCTCGGGACGTCGGCGGGGTCGGCGGCGGCGTACATCGGGCAGGCCTTGGCATTGCGGCATCGGTTGCCGCGGATCTGGGCCACTGTGCTCGCCGGCGAGGCGACACCGTGGAAGGCCTGCAAGGTCGCGACTGCTTGCCTGGAGTTGTCCGAGGAGGCCGCCGCGATCGTCGACGAGAATGTATGTGGGCTGCTCGACACCATCACCCCGATCCGGCTGGGCAAGATCGTCACGGCCGCTCGGTATCAGGCCGATCAGGACGCGGCCCGGTCCGCGGCGGAACGGAAAGCTCGTGAGCGGGGTGTGTATGTGGGGCGGGTGGATGATCACGGGACCAAGTCGGTCTGGATTCTCGCCGCGACCGGTGACGTGCTGCGGTTCGATGCGACCATCGACGCACTCGCGGAAGCTTTGAAAACCCTCGGGGATCCGGATCCGCTGCGGCTTCGACGCGCGCGGGCGTTGGGCATTCTCGCCGATCCTGCGCATGCCCAAGCCATCTTGAACGCCGGTCGCACTGGGATCGTGGGGCAGGCGGCGCCTGCTGATCCGACTGTCGCTGCTTCCGTGCCTGCTTCTGGTCGGGCTGCGTCCGGGCATCCGACCGGGTCGCAGGGCGGCGTTGGCGAGCCCGGTCTGGGCGGAGTGGATGCGGCGCGGGCTGATCGTCCTCGGCTTGAGCTTGTCCCGCCCGACTTGGCGCCTCCGCCGTCGGTGGGGCCGGACGCCGTGGAAGCGGGCGCGGTGGAAGCGGGCGCCGCCGTTGGGGCATCGGCCGCGAGCGAGGCAGAGGTGGAGCCGTGGGACACCTCGGCCGATCCTGAGCAGACGCCGGTGGACTCTGGCTCTCCCACGCGCCAGTTCGTCAACGGTGACCTGGCTCAGCTCGACGGGGTCGCCGGCTCGCGCACCAGCCGCACGATGGTCTACGTGCACCTCACCGACCACACCCTGGCGACCGGTTCCGGCGTCGCTCGGGTCGAAGGCTGCGGGCCGCTTCTCGCCGCGCAGTTGACCGAGTTGATCGGCCACCGCCCCTACTCGGTCCGGCCGGTGATCGACCTCAACGACAAGATCAGCGTCGATTCCTATGAGATTCCCCGGCGCTTGCGGGAACAGCTCAAGCTGATTCACCCCGTCGAGCAGTTCCCTTACGGGACCGCGGAGACAACCCTGGCGACCGATCTCGATCACGTTCAGCCGTACGACCCAAACGGTCCACCGGGTCAGACCAGCACGACCAGCCTCATCCCGCTACGGCGCTTCAGCCATCGGGTCAAAACCCACGGCCAGTGGACGGTCGATCGCGCGACCGATGGTGCCTTGGAATGGACGAGCCCTCACGGCTTCACCTTCCAGGTCGATCACACCGGCACGCACCGCCGTCCGGGTTTGCCCAGCGGAACCGATCCTCGCCCGGGTTGA
- a CDS encoding VOC family protein, protein MITNVSLVTVYVTDIDASKAFYTEKLGFKLAEDITVGPDFRWCTVYQPEHPELRLALMLPGPPMDEESAGAIRRIMAKGTMHGVGLATDDCRKTFDELVAKGVEYIQEPSDRPYGVEAVLRDNAGNWLVLVEQKPYAAEDFA, encoded by the coding sequence GTGATCACCAACGTCAGCCTGGTCACCGTCTACGTGACGGACATCGACGCGTCGAAGGCCTTCTACACCGAGAAACTCGGGTTCAAGCTCGCGGAGGACATCACCGTCGGCCCGGACTTCCGCTGGTGCACGGTCTACCAGCCCGAGCACCCGGAGCTCCGGCTCGCGCTGATGCTGCCCGGGCCGCCGATGGACGAGGAGTCGGCCGGCGCGATCCGCCGGATCATGGCCAAGGGCACGATGCACGGAGTCGGCCTGGCCACCGACGACTGCCGCAAGACCTTCGACGAACTGGTCGCGAAGGGTGTCGAGTACATCCAGGAGCCGTCCGACCGCCCGTACGGCGTGGAGGCGGTACTGCGCGACAACGCCGGCAACTGGCTGGTCCTGGTCGAGCAGAAGCCGTATGCCGCGGAGGACTTCGCCTAG
- the secA2 gene encoding accessory Sec system translocase SecA2, which produces MGLKLTSRFRRLLQRPGSIDLGPYEKLTTAVGEAEESVQSLSDEELTEVVAEMRTTDGLDEDNLIEFLALAREAGRRAIDERAFDGQIVGALALLRGRIVEMATGEGKTLAGAFAAAGYAIGGRKVHVLAVNDYLAQRDAEWMGPIYALLGVSVAHVGQASTPEERRAAYQAEVCYAPVSEVGFDVLRDRLVGDAADRVSAEPDVALVDEADSVLIDEARVPLVLAGATRSEEIDDDVVQLVRTLRAGVDYEIDGDGRTVALTDKGTDFVEEHLGGIDLYADENLEKMTQVNVALHAEVLLRKDVDYLVRDGKVSLINNNRGRIAKLQRWPDGLQAAVEAKEAVPVSESGEVLDSITVQALIKRYPKLCGMTGTAVVVGEQLQEFYDVEVAVVPPNKPNIRVDEPDRLYLTVAQKNTALVEHIQEIHETGRPILIGTQSVEESEQLSDLLEAAEVRHVVLNAKNDAEEAGIVAEAGVPETVTVSTQMAGRGTDIRLGGRDGSKGKDKAAELGGLYVVGTGLHASRRLDDQLRGRAGRQGDPGGSLFFASLGDELVTRYSITSGLRPSPDDKGRLTDRKALGMLEHAQRVADGANAELLRTTWSYSRLTEQQRAIVLSTREKILAEDVAAEKLAETAKERYEELVDSVGEDVVKDAARRIALHHLDRRWTDHLAYLADLREGIHLRSLAGGIVHQKPIDEFNKVAIASFNTLIDDAWKDAKETFDEAEIGAEGLDEEASGVPRPTATWTYLVNDNPFGTEADRILGRLRNAIKGEELVTVEDDEPVELAEDDIPEELRDLDDDEDLPEELRGDADDDTDADADDDADKDERGKK; this is translated from the coding sequence ATGGGCCTGAAACTCACCTCACGCTTCCGCCGGCTGCTCCAACGACCCGGCTCGATCGACCTCGGACCGTACGAGAAGCTGACCACCGCGGTCGGCGAGGCGGAGGAGTCCGTCCAGTCGCTCAGCGACGAGGAGCTCACCGAGGTCGTCGCCGAGATGCGCACGACCGACGGGCTGGACGAGGACAACCTGATCGAGTTCCTCGCGCTCGCCCGGGAGGCCGGCCGGCGGGCCATCGACGAGCGGGCCTTCGACGGCCAGATCGTCGGCGCGCTGGCCCTGCTGCGCGGCCGGATCGTCGAGATGGCGACCGGTGAGGGCAAGACCCTGGCCGGGGCGTTCGCCGCCGCCGGGTACGCGATCGGCGGCCGCAAGGTGCACGTGCTCGCGGTGAACGACTACCTGGCCCAGCGCGACGCCGAGTGGATGGGCCCGATCTACGCCCTGCTCGGAGTCAGCGTCGCCCACGTCGGGCAGGCGTCCACGCCGGAGGAGCGGCGCGCGGCGTACCAGGCCGAGGTCTGCTACGCGCCGGTGAGCGAGGTCGGCTTCGACGTCCTGCGGGACCGGCTGGTCGGCGACGCCGCCGACCGCGTCTCCGCCGAGCCGGACGTGGCCCTGGTCGACGAGGCGGACTCGGTCCTGATCGACGAGGCACGGGTGCCGCTGGTCCTGGCCGGCGCGACCCGGTCGGAGGAGATCGACGACGACGTGGTCCAGCTGGTCCGCACCCTGCGCGCGGGCGTCGACTACGAGATCGACGGTGACGGCCGGACCGTCGCGCTGACCGACAAGGGCACCGACTTCGTCGAGGAGCACCTCGGCGGTATCGACCTGTACGCCGACGAGAACCTGGAGAAGATGACCCAGGTCAACGTCGCGCTGCACGCGGAGGTGCTGCTGCGCAAGGACGTCGACTACCTGGTCCGCGACGGCAAGGTCAGCCTGATCAACAACAACCGCGGCCGGATCGCGAAGCTGCAGCGCTGGCCCGACGGTCTGCAGGCCGCCGTCGAGGCGAAGGAGGCCGTGCCGGTCAGCGAGAGCGGCGAGGTGCTCGACTCGATCACGGTGCAGGCGCTGATCAAGCGGTACCCGAAGCTGTGCGGCATGACGGGTACGGCTGTTGTCGTCGGGGAGCAGCTGCAGGAGTTCTACGACGTCGAGGTGGCCGTGGTGCCGCCGAACAAGCCGAACATCCGGGTGGACGAGCCGGATCGGCTCTACCTGACTGTTGCGCAGAAGAACACCGCGTTGGTGGAGCACATCCAGGAGATCCACGAGACCGGGCGGCCGATCCTGATCGGGACGCAGAGCGTGGAGGAGTCCGAGCAGCTCAGCGATCTGCTCGAGGCGGCCGAGGTTCGGCATGTCGTTCTGAATGCGAAGAACGACGCCGAGGAAGCCGGGATTGTGGCCGAGGCTGGTGTGCCGGAGACGGTGACTGTCTCCACGCAGATGGCCGGCCGGGGTACGGACATCCGGCTGGGTGGGCGTGACGGCTCGAAGGGTAAGGACAAGGCGGCCGAGCTGGGTGGGCTGTACGTAGTCGGTACAGGGCTGCACGCGTCGCGGCGGTTGGACGACCAGCTTCGTGGTCGCGCGGGGCGTCAGGGTGACCCGGGTGGGTCGCTGTTCTTCGCGAGCTTGGGCGACGAGCTCGTGACGCGGTACTCGATCACTTCGGGGCTGCGGCCGTCGCCTGATGACAAGGGCCGGCTGACCGATCGCAAGGCGCTCGGGATGCTGGAACACGCTCAGCGCGTTGCCGATGGCGCGAACGCTGAGCTGCTGCGGACCACCTGGTCGTACAGCCGCCTGACCGAACAGCAGCGCGCGATCGTCCTGTCGACGCGGGAGAAGATCCTGGCCGAGGACGTTGCCGCGGAGAAGCTCGCGGAGACGGCCAAGGAGCGGTACGAGGAACTGGTCGACTCCGTTGGCGAGGACGTGGTGAAGGACGCGGCCCGGCGGATCGCGCTGCACCACCTCGACCGGCGCTGGACTGACCACCTGGCGTATCTCGCCGATCTGCGCGAGGGGATCCACCTGCGGTCGCTGGCCGGCGGCATCGTGCACCAGAAGCCGATCGACGAGTTCAACAAGGTCGCGATCGCCTCCTTCAACACGCTCATCGACGACGCCTGGAAGGACGCGAAGGAAACCTTCGACGAGGCGGAGATCGGTGCGGAGGGGCTGGACGAGGAGGCGTCCGGTGTACCGCGCCCGACGGCGACCTGGACCTACCTGGTCAACGACAACCCGTTCGGCACCGAGGCGGACCGGATCCTCGGCCGGCTGCGCAACGCGATCAAGGGCGAGGAACTCGTGACGGTCGAGGACGACGAGCCGGTCGAACTCGCCGAGGACGACATCCCCGAAGAACTCCGCGACCTCGACGACGACGAAGACCTGCCGGAAGAACTCCGCGGGGACGCCGACGACGACACGGATGCCGACGCGGACGACGACGCGGACAAGGACGAGCGAGGCAAGAAGTAA
- a CDS encoding helix-turn-helix transcriptional regulator has protein sequence MSRSPADVQVPLALLPHLRRARDVADRNYAEPLDLAGLAEAAGVSKYHFLRCFAAAYGETPMQYVTRRRIERAADLLRSTNLTVTEVCAMVGYAGLGTFSRRFTELVGVSPSEYQRTQLGPRVPGCFLFMLGLNSAIPEKPAGPPSP, from the coding sequence ATGAGCCGGAGCCCGGCCGACGTCCAGGTCCCGCTCGCCCTGCTGCCGCACCTGCGCCGCGCCCGAGACGTTGCCGACCGCAACTACGCGGAACCACTCGACCTGGCAGGGCTGGCGGAGGCGGCCGGAGTCTCGAAGTACCACTTCCTGCGGTGCTTCGCGGCGGCGTACGGCGAGACTCCGATGCAGTACGTCACTCGGCGCCGGATCGAGCGCGCGGCCGACCTGCTTCGTTCCACCAACCTGACCGTGACGGAGGTCTGCGCGATGGTCGGGTACGCGGGGCTCGGGACGTTCTCCCGGCGCTTCACCGAACTGGTCGGGGTCAGTCCCTCGGAGTACCAGCGGACCCAACTCGGGCCGCGGGTGCCGGGCTGCTTCCTGTTCATGCTCGGGCTGAACTCCGCAATTCCGGAGAAGCCGGCCGGGCCGCCGAGCCCGTAG
- a CDS encoding helix-turn-helix domain-containing protein, with translation MPIVVRIDVELAKRKMSVGEFAEKVGLTPANVAVLKNGRAKAVRFSTLEAMCRVLDCQPGDLLEWVEDS, from the coding sequence ATGCCGATCGTCGTACGCATCGACGTCGAGCTCGCCAAACGCAAGATGAGCGTCGGCGAGTTCGCCGAGAAGGTCGGCCTGACCCCGGCCAACGTCGCGGTCCTGAAGAACGGCCGGGCCAAGGCGGTCCGTTTCAGCACCCTCGAAGCCATGTGCCGCGTCCTCGACTGCCAACCCGGCGACCTCCTCGAATGGGTCGAGGACAGCTAG
- a CDS encoding GNAT family N-acetyltransferase translates to MTPEELLDLFHRRIRLPDADAIPGWKQEHDGPVHRSYAEGPGGGGFVEAPRGLGTDPDAVIASQIEFFRQRGLPFEWKTYAYDEPADLADRLVRHGFVAGEPETLILGEVDVILRRPVVLPSKVVLRDVSEAGDFHRIAVLMDTLWHNGLERIEEQLAAEARMFPDRLIVTMIEEALKGPDGPALTAAWIRFHPGTGFAGLWGGGTLPEWRRKGLYSAILVHRARLAKARGYSYLRVDASEDSRPILAKLGLHAVTTTTPYTLLV, encoded by the coding sequence ATGACGCCCGAGGAACTGCTCGACCTCTTCCATCGCCGGATCCGGCTGCCCGACGCGGACGCGATCCCGGGCTGGAAGCAGGAGCACGACGGTCCCGTCCACCGCTCGTACGCCGAGGGTCCCGGCGGGGGTGGGTTCGTCGAGGCGCCGCGCGGTCTTGGGACCGATCCGGATGCGGTGATCGCGTCGCAGATCGAGTTCTTTCGTCAACGGGGGCTGCCGTTCGAGTGGAAGACGTACGCGTACGACGAACCGGCGGACCTGGCCGATCGGCTGGTGCGGCACGGGTTCGTCGCGGGGGAGCCGGAGACGTTGATCCTCGGGGAGGTCGACGTGATCCTGCGCCGGCCGGTCGTGCTGCCGTCGAAGGTGGTGTTGCGCGACGTCTCGGAGGCGGGCGACTTTCATCGGATCGCGGTGCTGATGGACACCTTGTGGCACAACGGGCTGGAGCGGATCGAGGAGCAGCTGGCCGCCGAGGCGCGGATGTTCCCGGATCGGTTGATCGTGACGATGATCGAGGAGGCATTGAAGGGGCCCGACGGTCCCGCGTTGACGGCGGCCTGGATCCGGTTCCATCCGGGAACGGGGTTCGCCGGGTTGTGGGGCGGCGGGACGTTGCCGGAGTGGCGGCGGAAGGGGTTGTACTCCGCGATCCTGGTCCACCGCGCTCGGTTGGCGAAGGCGCGAGGGTACTCGTATCTGCGGGTGGACGCTTCCGAGGACTCGCGGCCGATCTTGGCGAAGCTGGGGCTGCATGCGGTGACGACGACTACGCCGTACACGCTGTTGGTCTAG
- a CDS encoding DUF2975 domain-containing protein, with translation MFALRVFLVVLFGVLVVFQTLSLPGQFAHLAEESPEDAYLRWPATAVTVFWVLCVQVVIVCTWKLLTLVKDDRIFTDAAMKWVNGIVWAIGAAWLVLLGVFLFVGFKASDPAGPLLLFLLLTGVTVLGLLMIVMRALLRRATTLHTDMQAVI, from the coding sequence GTGTTCGCGCTCAGGGTCTTCCTCGTCGTGCTGTTCGGCGTCCTCGTCGTCTTCCAGACGCTGTCGCTGCCGGGCCAGTTCGCGCACTTGGCCGAGGAGTCGCCCGAGGACGCGTACCTGCGCTGGCCGGCGACCGCGGTGACGGTGTTCTGGGTGCTGTGCGTCCAGGTGGTGATCGTCTGCACCTGGAAGCTGCTCACCCTGGTGAAGGACGACCGCATCTTCACCGACGCCGCGATGAAGTGGGTGAACGGCATCGTCTGGGCGATCGGGGCCGCCTGGCTGGTCCTGCTCGGTGTCTTCCTCTTCGTCGGGTTCAAGGCATCGGATCCCGCCGGACCACTGCTGCTCTTCCTGCTCCTCACCGGCGTCACCGTCCTCGGGCTGCTGATGATCGTGATGCGCGCACTGCTGCGGCGGGCCACGACGCTGCACACCGACATGCAAGCGGTGATCTGA